A window of Acropora muricata isolate sample 2 chromosome 3, ASM3666990v1, whole genome shotgun sequence contains these coding sequences:
- the LOC136912103 gene encoding D-alanine--D-alanine ligase-like — protein sequence MESLKILHILGSPTDYFSFNLSVLYAGSFASNIADRKYSFSYAIVRPDGSWSFADELAGVKFFENFEIQNGEEYGIEITAALQHIKFVIKPDLALVHLLCLKGITTYRALFDALEIPLIGGTTESRHLCMDKLKTRNTLLADQSVPCAEGFVHHKGDSVTLGKVNYPCVVKASKGEDTMGVRLAKDQQSFLAALEHALSFSDQVIVERFIEGREIRCAVVESVRTEQLKPLSCLEYNIRQDDIRKTEDKYMLNEMGLPLGKPKAEKWFLDPAKDGDLISRIQHYSCQAFKALGLKDFGLFDFRVDHNGSPFFLECNLFCSFGPKSVLNTIAKDSGLTDKELFDLMVDNALLRRKNPLNLNGFHSSKDLIEA from the exons ATGGAATCACTCAag ATCTTGCATATTCTGGGATCCCCAACTGATTACTTCAGTTTCAATTTGAGTGTGTTGTACGCCGGTTCTTTCGCTTCCAACATAGCTGATCGAAAGTACTCCTTCAGTTATGCCATTGTTCGACCCGACGGATCTTGGTCGTTTGCGGATGAACTCGCTGGTGTCAAATTCTTCGAGAACTTCGAGATCCAGAACGGCGAAGAGTACGGAATAGAAATTACAGCCGCCCTTCAACACATCAAATTTGTGATTAAGCCCGACCTGGCTTTGGTGCATTTGCTGTGTTTGAAAGGAATAACAACATACAG GGCTTTGTTCGATGCTTTAGAAATCCCTCTGATTGGTGGGACTACTGAATCGCGACATCTTTGCATGGACAAGCTGAAAACACGCAATACATTACTTGCTGATCAATCGGTTCCTTGTGCTGAAGGATTCGTTCATCACAAAG GTGATTCAGTAACTCTTGGAAAAGTCAATTATCCGTGTGTGGTAAAAGCAAGCAAAGGCGAGGATACTATGGGAGTTCGCCTTGCAAAAGATCAACAGTCGTTTCTTGCTGCTCTTGAGCATGCGCTGTCCTTTTCGGATCAGGTGATTGTTGAGAG GTTCATTGAAGGAAGAGAGATTCGTTGCGCAGTGGTCGAATCTGTCAGAACCGAGCAGTTAAAACCCTTATCGTGCTTAGAGTACAACATTCGTCAAGATGATATTAGAAAAACCGAGGATAAGTATATGTTGAACGAGATGGGACTACCCCTCG GCAAGCCGAAAGCTGAAAAGTGGTTCCTGGATCCAGCGAAGGATGGCGACCTCATCAGTCGTATCCAGCATTATAGCTGCCAGGCGTTCAAGGCATTGGGTCTCAAGGATTTTGGACTTTTTGACTTCCGCGTAGACCACAATGGGAGcccattttttttggaatgtaACCTGTTTTGTTCCTTTGGACCAAAGAGTGTCCTGAATACCATCGCTAAAGATTCCGGTTTGACGGACAAAGAACTGTTCGATTTGATGGTCGACAATGCTTTGTTGCGGCGAAAGAATCCCTTAAACTTGAATGGTTTTCATTCCAGCAAAGATTTGATTGAAGCATAA
- the LOC136912106 gene encoding D-alanine--D-alanine ligase-like translates to MESLKILHILGSPTDYFSFNLSVLYAGSFASNIADRKYSSSYAIVRPDGSWSFADELAGVKFFENIEMENGKEYGIEITAALQHIKFVIKPDLALVHFLCLKGITAYRALFDALEIPLIGGTTESRHLCMDKLKTRNTLLADQSVPCAEGFVHHKGDSVTLGKVFYPCVVKASKGEDTKGVRLAKDQQSFLAALEHALSFSDQVIVERFIEGREIRCAVVESVRTGQLKALSCIEYNVRQDDIRKTEDKLMLNEMGLPLGKMKVENWFLDPAKDGDLISRIQHYSCQAFKALGLKDFGIFDFRVDHNGSSFLLECNLFCSFGPQSVLNAIAKDSGFTDKELFDLMVENALLRRKNPLNGFH, encoded by the exons ATGGAATCACTCAAG ATCTTGCATATTCTGGGATCCCCAACTGATTACTTCAGTTTCAATTTGAGTGTGTTGTACGCCGGTTCTTTCGCTTCCAACATAGCTGATCGAAAGTACTCCTCCAGTTATGCCATTGTTCGACCCGACGGATCTTGGTCGTTTGCGGATGAACTCGCTGGTGTCAAATTCTTCGAGAACATCGAGATGGAGAACGGCAAAGAGTACGGAATAGAAATCACAGCCGCCCTTCAACACATCAAATTTGTGATTAAGCCCGACCTGGCTTTGGTACATTTCCTGTGTTTGAAAGGAATAACAGCATACAG GGCTTTGTTCGATGCTTTAGAAATCCCTCTGATTGGTGGGACTACTGAATCGCGACATCTTTGCATGGACAAGCTGAAAACACGCAATACGTTACTTGCTGATCAATCGGTTCCTTGTGCTGAAGGATTCGTCCATCACAAAG GTGATTCAGTAACTCTTGGAAAAGTCTTTTATCCGTGTGTGGTAAAAGCAAGCAAAGGCGAGGATACCAAGGGAGTTCGCCTTGCAAAAGATCAACAGTCGTTTCTTGCTGCTCTTGAGCATGCGCTGTCCTTTTCGGATCAGGTGATTGTTGAGAG GTTCATTGAAGGAAGAGAGATTCGTTGCGCAGTAGTTGAATCCGTCAGAACCGGGCAGTTAAAAGCCTTATCGTGCATAGAGTACAACGTACGTCAAGATGATATTAGGAAAACTGAGGATAAGTTGATGTTGAACGAGATGGGACTACCCCTCG GCAAGATGAAAGTTGAAAACTGGTTCCTGGATCCAGCAAAGGATGGCGACCTCATCAGTCGTATCCAGCATTATAGCTGCCAGGCGTTCAAGGCATTGGGTCTCAAGGATTTTGGAATTTTTGACTTCCGGGTAGACCACAATGGGAGCTCATTTCTCTTGGAATGTAACCTGTTTTGTTCCTTTGGACCACAGAGTGTGCTGAATGCCATCGCTAAAGATTCCGGTTTCACGGACAAAGAACTATTCGATTTGATGGTCGAAAATGCTTTGTTGCGGCGAAAGAATCCCTTAAATGGTTTTCATTAG